In Thermoanaerobacterium xylanolyticum LX-11, the genomic window TCATAAGTCCTTTCTTTTAACGATGGCAAATTTATCACCATCGGAATTCGTCGTGTAAAAGTCTTAAGGAGTATTGATTCCACATTTTCTGTAGTGGCACATATTATAAGTACATCTACTTTATGCTGTACGTCTGTTTCGCCTAAGTGTCTAAACATTCCTTTATCTATAAGATAAAAAAGCATCTCTTGTCCTTCTGGTGGCAGTCTGTGGACTTCGTCGAGGAATAGTATTCCTTTGTCCGCTTTTTCTACTATCCCTATCTTATCTTTATCTGCACCAGTGTACGCTCCTTTTTTCACTCCAAATAGTTGTGCCATGAGAAGCTGCGGATTGTTGGCATAATCAGCACAGTTAAAGGTTACAAACGGAGCATTCGTCTTGATCCTTCCTATCTCTTTGGCATATTCGTACATTGTCTCCGCAAACATTGACTTACCAGTGCCCGTCTCACCTAATATTAATGTATGAAGTCCATGTGGTGGATACATGATAGCCGCTTTCGCTTGTTGAACCGCATTTTTAAGGCTTAGATTTGAACCAATTATCTTTTTAAAAGCATCTTCTTCTACTGTATTAAGATTTTTAGCTAATTCAGCTTGTCTTATGCTGAATAAAACAGGCTTCCCTTCGATTTTATCTATCTTGCCGTCCTTGTACATTTTATTTAGATCGCTTGACACATTTGCTCTATGAATATTAAGCTCGTTAGATAAATCAATTGCAGAGCATCCTGTTATCATACCATCGTTTTTTAGCTGTCTTAGGCATATTTCTTTAAGTTTCTCGTAAACTTTATCAATTCTCTTCATAAAAAAATACCTCCTACGAGGTTATTATATCATATTATAATACACATCAAAACACTTTCTAGAAGTTTTAAACAGGATTTATAAGATTCTTTTTTCTGTAGAATATATACATAGATATATTTCTATGATAAAATTATTTTGCTAATTAAAAAATTTTAAGGAGGCAAAATTGTGGAAAAAGAAAAGATTCTTAAAGTGCGTGACATCGTCCTTATGAATGTAGTTGCAATCATAGGTTTAAGATGGCTTCCACTTGCCGCAAAATATGGAGCATCTTCTGTAATGCTTTGGATCTTAGCTTCTATTTTGTTTTTCATACCTCAAGGACTTGCGGTAGCTGAACTATCTACAGGATGGCCTTATGAAGGTGGCTTGTACGTATGGGCAAAGGAAGCATTTGGCGACAAATACGGCTTTTTAACGTCATGGTCGTATTGGCTTACCAATGTGGTATACTACCCGTCTATGCTTATATACATCGCCAGCACTGCTGCTTACATGGTGAATCCTAAGCTTGCTGATAACGACCGATTTGTATCCATATTTATATTTGTACTTTTTTGGATAATAACGCTTGTAAATATCAATGGTCTTAGTTTAAGCAAATGGCTTTCAAATGCAGGTGGCCTTTTTGGAACAATAATACCAGGAATACTTCTTATCGGTTTTTCTATATACTGGGTTACTGGGATTCACCAGAAAATTCAAGCCACATACACGGTTTCATCGCTTTTCCCTAATCTGTCAAGTTTAAGCAATATCGTCTTCTTTTCATCCATGATATTTGCTTACGCAGGGCTTGAATTAGCACCGACACTGGCAGAAAGAACAGAAAATCCTGAAAGGACTTTTCCAAGAGCAATAGTTTTATCTGCTTTCATCATACCAGCATTGTACATCCTTGGCACCATCTCTATAACCTTCATAGTTCCTCAGAAGGAAATAGGCTTGGCAACGGGGATAATGCAAGCAATACAAATCATATTCAACAAAATCGGCTTAAAATATTTAATAGGCGTCGCTGCATTTTTGATATTCATAGGAGGCATTGGCGGCATAAATGCATGGATAATAGGCCCTATAAACATGATCTTTACAAGCTCAAAAGGCATTATGCCACAATTCTTCACAAAGTCCCACGATAAATATGGGACACCTGTAAATGCCATGATTACACAAGCAATTATCGTAAGTTTACTGATACTTATGGCTTTCTCGACTCCTACCGTGGAGTCAGCATATTGGCTTTTGTCCGCCATGACATCGATACTCTACTTTATACCATACCTTGTGATGTTTTCTGCACTAATCGTCTTAAGGTATAAAAAGCCTGATGTCAAAAGGCTGTACAAAGTCCCATTTGGAAATTTTGGAGCTTGGCTTGTTGGCGGAATAGGCTTCTTGGTTGTGTTGTTCTCAATAATCCTTTCTATCATTCCACCTGCAGGCATGAATTTAGGAAGCCTTCTATGGTATGAAGTCAAATTAGTCGGAGGAACACTTCTTTTCTTGATAATAGGCTTTTTAATATACAGAAATTATGAAAAGAAACTTAAGTAAAAGGCATTCCACATTGTGGAATGCCTTTTTATCAGTGCTTCTCTATATACGTCCACTTCCAGTCGCTATCAACACCAACAGAATGCCTTACCCAAAATTCATATTTCTTTCACAAGGATATGGCCTAATATCTCTCCTGCCAAGTCCATCTTATCGGCGCAATTGCTTAAATGTCTGTATATCTCCCGCATTTTTAAAATGTATTTTATATCATCATTCTTTAAAAGCTCTGCTAAATACTTTCTGTAATATGACTCCATCTCATTTTCAAGTTTTTTAGCTTTTAGGGCGTAATCCATTGCTGATTTTTTATCTTTATCGAGATTATAAACACTTTTATCTATAAGCTCTGTACCTCTCAATATGACATCCACCATTTCCCTAAGCTCCACTGTCGGACTAAGCTCATATATCTCCATTTCTTTTACCGTCGTCTCGCAGTAATCAAGTATGTTGTCAATGGCACTTGATAGCTCGTATATATCCTCTCTTTCAATAGGTGTTATAAATGTGCTATCAAGTTCATCGATTAACTCTTTTCTTTTCTTATCAGCCTCTTTCTCTATGATTATAACTTTCTCACCGTCGTCATATTTACCAGTAGTCATATATAGAGCCAATGCCTGAACACCTTTTAAAGCCAAATCAGAATGTTCCTGCAACAATTTGTAAAAATCGACGCCCTTTGAAAATAGCCAATTAAACAATCCCAATTTGTATCACACCTTCATATAGTTTTAGAAATCAAAAATAAGATTGAAGATATCGCAAAAGATGCTGGTATTGTGATAATCCAAGATGCAAACATACTTCTTGCAAACTGCCACCTTACAGCGGTGGGCCTTTCTTTTGCTCCTACACCAAGTACAGAAGAATTGATTATCTGCGTTCCACTTGTAGGCAGTCCAAAAACTGCAGCAGTTATAACTATGAATAGAGACGATATCTGCGCATTAAAAGAATGAAATGGCTTAACCCTGTATATCCTTGTTCCAACGCTTTTAATCATTCTAAGTCCTCCAAAAAGAAGTCCAAAGGATATCATAAAAGCCGACAAAACCTTAATCATATTATGAAATTCACTGCTTCTTGAGAGACTACTTCCTATCGTCAAAATATATATAAGTCCCATTCCTTTTTGAGCGTCGTTAGCGCCTTGGCCAGCATTTAAGATAAAGAGAGTCAAATATTGAAGCTTTTTTAAAACAGTATTGACCTTTACTCCAGCACTTCTCAAAATACGGCTTGTGAAATACATCACTAAATATCCTATCAAAAATCCAAAAACAGGAGATAAAAAAAGTGGAATTATGACTTTTAGTAATATTCCGTAGATGTTAATAGAATAAATTCCATATTTAATTATGAAAGGCCCTATCATGCCTCCAACTAATGCGTGTGAAGAACTGGAAGGCATGCCTATATACCACGTGATGAGATTCCAAACAACAGCACCAAGTAAGCCTGTAAATATCATGATATACAGATCATTACCAGCAATTGTGAGGTATTTAAGATTAAGCACATCTTTACTGATGGTTGATGCAACTGTAGTGCTTAATGTTGCTGTGCCAATAAATTGAGCTAATGACGCTGTTATAAAGGCACTTCTTATACCGATAGATCTTGACGAAATAATCGTAGCTATAAGATTTCCTTCGTCATGAAATCCTGTGATAAAGATGTATAATAAAATAAAAGCTATTAAAGCATAGTGCAAATTCATTTTGACACCTCAATATATTTCTTGTGGTACATTATATTATGTGCAAATGAATCAAAACGTTAATGTACCGCAATCATAAATATTATTCCATAGACGCTCTTATACTAAACACTGCTTTTAGCTCATCGCCAGGCTTTAAATTTTTAATATCTTCCTTTGTGTTCATGGAGTTAGGCTTAGCCATCCAAGGCTCAACACATATAAATTCTTTATCATGTAATGCCCATACAACTACGTATTTAAAAACTTCATCGTATTTAAGAATAACTTTCATACTTCTTTTTTTATCTAATATAGAGCACTCATTTGATTTAGGCTCAAAAATAAGATTTACCTCAGTCTTTTTAAAGTCAATCTCTCCATCGAAAATAAGCTGCTTTTTATCTATTGCATCGTAGCATGCATCTGAATCAACTGATATTGAAGCATTGTCCTTATTTTCAATGTAAAAATACGGATGAAATCCAGAGTAAAATATCATATTTTTCTCTGACTTATTTACATATTGTTGCTCTATTGTCAGCATTCCGTTCTTGAGAATATATGTAAAAATAAGTTCAAAATCAAAAGGGTATATTTCCCTTGTCTCGCTGCTGCTTGTAAACTTCAATGTTATCGACGCAGAATCATCAGCACTTGTTTTAACTACATCCCACTTATAAAGCCTTGCAATACCATGCTGTTTCATGTTGTACTCTCTGCCATCTATCGTATATTTCTCATCTTTTAGATATCCACAGATTGGAAAAAGTATCGGTATTCCTCCTCGTATATTCTTTTCGGTATTGTACAGTGTTTCTTTATCAAGATACAATATATCTTGTCCAGCCCATACATATCTTGTTATTATACCACCACGTTCCGGCACAACTTCAAAAAACGAATTGCTTTTTAAATCATAAAGTCTGTACGTCTCAAATTTATCCATATACTTTTCCACTTTATACATTTTCAGCACCTCTTTTACTATTTTATCTAAAACATATTATACTATAATCGCCCTAAACTTTTCTAATTTTTTCAATACATATATTAAATATAAAAGTTAAAAATAATTTTGAAAAAATACTTTTTAGGAGTGTGATAGAAATGGCTGAGGAAAAAGAGCGTTACAAAAATCCTCCCAAGCCTGATGATCGTTCTGATAACGTAGGAAAATTACAGGATATGATTCACGATACGATAGAAAATTATAGAGAAGCTGAAGATTACTTGAAATTGCACGCTGAAGAACTTTCTCCAGAAGAAATCGCAAGAATCAAAGAGAAAAACCGCCATAGACTTGAAAGCATCCATGGCATGAGAGATGAAATCGTAGATGAAGTTGAAGCCGGAAACGGCGTAGACAAAAAAGATTAAAAATAGGCAGTTCCTCACTGCCTATTTTACAACTATATTCACAAGCCTACCCTTTACAACCACAACTTTAACTATTTCTTTGCCGTCTATGTATTGTTTTATACTTTCTGCTGAAATCGCAGCATCTTGAATTTCCTTCTCACTTGCATCTGGAGAAACTTCAAGGCGTCCTCTTACCTTACCGTTGACTTGTATTGCTATCTCAACAACATCTTTGACTAAAGCTTTTTCATCGTACTCTGGCCATTTTTGATTAAAAACAGAATAGCTGTATCCCAATCTCTCCCACATTTCTTCTGCAAAGTGCGGTGCAAAAGGCGCCAAAAGCCTTACAAGATCTGCAATAGTTTCCTCGTACAATTTTGTGTTTTTGATTTCTATTTCAGCGTCATATTTATAAAGGGCATTTACAAGCTCCATTATCCTTGCTATAGCAGTATTAAACTGGAACTTTTCAGCATCTTCTGTAACGCTCTTTATGGCATAATTTCTTACATAGTTAAGTTCTTTCTCATCTTTTGAAATCTCATCTTTGCCAGCTTTACCCTTTTCCTCTATGAATTTATCTACAAGCCTTTCAATTCTCTGTATGAAGCGGGACATAGCCTTTATACCATCATCATTCCACGGACCGCCTTCTGTAAAGGCAAATCCAAACATCAAGTACATCCTAAATACATCTGAGCCATATTCATTGATGTACTCATCCGGTGATATTGTATTGCCCCTTGATTTGCTCATCTT contains:
- a CDS encoding APC family permease, translated to MEKEKILKVRDIVLMNVVAIIGLRWLPLAAKYGASSVMLWILASILFFIPQGLAVAELSTGWPYEGGLYVWAKEAFGDKYGFLTSWSYWLTNVVYYPSMLIYIASTAAYMVNPKLADNDRFVSIFIFVLFWIITLVNINGLSLSKWLSNAGGLFGTIIPGILLIGFSIYWVTGIHQKIQATYTVSSLFPNLSSLSNIVFFSSMIFAYAGLELAPTLAERTENPERTFPRAIVLSAFIIPALYILGTISITFIVPQKEIGLATGIMQAIQIIFNKIGLKYLIGVAAFLIFIGGIGGINAWIIGPINMIFTSSKGIMPQFFTKSHDKYGTPVNAMITQAIIVSLLILMAFSTPTVESAYWLLSAMTSILYFIPYLVMFSALIVLRYKKPDVKRLYKVPFGNFGAWLVGGIGFLVVLFSIILSIIPPAGMNLGSLLWYEVKLVGGTLLFLIIGFLIYRNYEKKLK
- a CDS encoding DUF47 domain-containing protein, translated to MGLFNWLFSKGVDFYKLLQEHSDLALKGVQALALYMTTGKYDDGEKVIIIEKEADKKRKELIDELDSTFITPIEREDIYELSSAIDNILDYCETTVKEMEIYELSPTVELREMVDVILRGTELIDKSVYNLDKDKKSAMDYALKAKKLENEMESYYRKYLAELLKNDDIKYILKMREIYRHLSNCADKMDLAGEILGHILVKEI
- a CDS encoding inorganic phosphate transporter, with translation MNLHYALIAFILLYIFITGFHDEGNLIATIISSRSIGIRSAFITASLAQFIGTATLSTTVASTISKDVLNLKYLTIAGNDLYIMIFTGLLGAVVWNLITWYIGMPSSSSHALVGGMIGPFIIKYGIYSINIYGILLKVIIPLFLSPVFGFLIGYLVMYFTSRILRSAGVKVNTVLKKLQYLTLFILNAGQGANDAQKGMGLIYILTIGSSLSRSSEFHNMIKVLSAFMISFGLLFGGLRMIKSVGTRIYRVKPFHSFNAQISSLFIVITAAVFGLPTSGTQIINSSVLGVGAKERPTAVRWQFARSMFASWIITIPASFAISSILFLISKTI
- a CDS encoding aldose 1-epimerase, whose protein sequence is MYKVEKYMDKFETYRLYDLKSNSFFEVVPERGGIITRYVWAGQDILYLDKETLYNTEKNIRGGIPILFPICGYLKDEKYTIDGREYNMKQHGIARLYKWDVVKTSADDSASITLKFTSSSETREIYPFDFELIFTYILKNGMLTIEQQYVNKSEKNMIFYSGFHPYFYIENKDNASISVDSDACYDAIDKKQLIFDGEIDFKKTEVNLIFEPKSNECSILDKKRSMKVILKYDEVFKYVVVWALHDKEFICVEPWMAKPNSMNTKEDIKNLKPGDELKAVFSIRASME
- the tlp gene encoding small acid-soluble spore protein Tlp, translating into MAEEKERYKNPPKPDDRSDNVGKLQDMIHDTIENYREAEDYLKLHAEELSPEEIARIKEKNRHRLESIHGMRDEIVDEVEAGNGVDKKD